AAATCCACAACCATTCGAACACTCCTTGGGCTTATTTTTCCCACCAGCGGATACGCAAAGATTTTTGGAAAAGACTGTATTGAAAAAGGTCATGAAGTTCGAAGATCTATCGGCTATCTTCCTTCCGAAACCTTTTATTACGAGAGGATGAAAGTCTGGGATTTGTTAAACTACTCCGCAAGCTTCTTTAAAGGAGACTATACCAATCGCATCAATGAGCTCTCAGAGGTTATGGAACTGGATATAAATCGAAAAATCGAAGACTTATCCTACGGTAATAAGAAAAAAGTAGGTATTGTCCAGGGGCTACTTCATAAACCGAAACTGATTATGCTTGACGAACCTACGGGAGGGCTGGATCCTTTAATGCAAAAACAATTCTTTAATCTGATAAGGAAGGAAAATCAGGAAGGGGCAACGATATTTTTCTCATCCCACATTCTATCGGAGGTGCAGCACCTTTGTCATCGTGTTGCGATCATTAAAGATGGATCCATTATACAGGTTGAGGATATCGCTACTTTACAGAAGAATAACTATAAGAAAATAATGGTCAAAGGTGAAAACTTGTCAATAAAACCCTTCGATTTCAAAGGGGTAACAAATTTA
The genomic region above belongs to Isachenkonia alkalipeptolytica and contains:
- a CDS encoding ABC transporter ATP-binding protein produces the protein MNIIETNNLTKYYGKTKGIEDVNITVKEGEIYGFIGPNGAGKSTTIRTLLGLIFPTSGYAKIFGKDCIEKGHEVRRSIGYLPSETFYYERMKVWDLLNYSASFFKGDYTNRINELSEVMELDINRKIEDLSYGNKKKVGIVQGLLHKPKLIMLDEPTGGLDPLMQKQFFNLIRKENQEGATIFFSSHILSEVQHLCHRVAIIKDGSIIQVEDIATLQKNNYKKIMVKGENLSIKPFDFKGVTNLTLENQTLKFFFKGDINQVKEKLQPYKIKDLLIEDPTLEEIFMHYYE